A single Methylomonas sp. AM2-LC DNA region contains:
- a CDS encoding SDR family oxidoreductase, producing the protein MPNNFKRIAIVTGATSGIGEATARKFVAAEYGVIGTGRNAQKLEQLQQELGLAFRGIAGDASDEQLLDSLFTAAQTHFGKTPDIVVANAGRGLGGSVKDADLEAFTEVLKINVSGTLALLQKAARQMLVSHAPLYPKATADIIIVGSVVGRNVSPFSAVYGASKFAVHGLAEGLRRELGPQGIRVSLVEPGLVISGFQAEAGYSDEMVQNFKDKFGPLLISEEVAEAIYFMVSQKPHVHISDIVVRPTRQDYP; encoded by the coding sequence ATGCCTAACAATTTTAAACGCATAGCCATCGTTACGGGCGCTACATCCGGAATAGGTGAGGCGACAGCTCGAAAATTTGTCGCAGCTGAATATGGTGTAATCGGTACAGGACGCAATGCTCAAAAACTGGAACAATTGCAACAGGAGTTGGGGCTTGCTTTTCGTGGTATTGCGGGTGATGCTAGCGACGAACAGTTGTTGGATAGTTTGTTTACAGCAGCTCAAACACACTTTGGAAAAACGCCTGATATTGTGGTGGCTAATGCCGGGCGTGGTTTGGGCGGTTCCGTTAAAGATGCTGATTTGGAAGCATTTACAGAAGTGCTTAAAATCAATGTGTCTGGCACGCTGGCTCTATTACAAAAAGCGGCCAGACAGATGCTGGTCAGTCACGCACCACTCTATCCTAAGGCCACTGCCGATATTATTATCGTGGGTTCGGTAGTGGGCCGGAATGTGTCACCGTTTAGTGCCGTTTACGGTGCCAGCAAGTTTGCGGTACATGGCTTAGCGGAAGGCTTGCGCCGAGAATTAGGGCCGCAGGGTATACGCGTATCGCTGGTAGAACCGGGACTGGTCATCAGTGGTTTTCAGGCAGAAGCAGGGTATAGCGATGAAATGGTGCAAAATTTTAAAGATAAATTTGGACCCTTACTCATTAGCGAAGAAGTTGCCGAAGCCATTTATT